One Clostridium estertheticum DNA segment encodes these proteins:
- a CDS encoding YjfB family protein, translating into MDIGALSMIMSQSRVQENVGIAVMKMAMDTGKENATQITDMMKNVAVDPNVGQNLDTWA; encoded by the coding sequence ATGGATATAGGAGCACTATCAATGATAATGAGTCAATCAAGAGTACAAGAAAATGTTGGGATTGCGGTAATGAAGATGGCAATGGATACAGGTAAAGAAAATGCTACTCAGATTACAGATATGATGAAGAATGTTGCAGTAGACCCTAATGTAGGACAGAACTTGGATACTTGGGCGTAG
- a CDS encoding transposase → MPTIKREWYPGASYHVTARGNHRNNIFKEKEDFAYYIILIKETVEYYIYDKYEIICYCLMDNHVHIIIKTENKPLGQFIGRISSKYAKYYNKKYNYIGHLFQDRYFSELIESDSQMLETSRYIHLNPVRAKMVEKPQNYEWSTYSMYIGKVKEKLICSDRLLSYFNNKNRELYKTYVESAIIIKV, encoded by the coding sequence ATGCCAACAATAAAAAGAGAATGGTATCCTGGTGCAAGTTATCATGTTACTGCAAGAGGTAATCACAGGAATAACATATTTAAAGAAAAAGAAGATTTTGCATATTATATAATTTTGATTAAAGAAACGGTGGAGTATTATATCTACGATAAATATGAAATAATATGCTATTGTTTAATGGATAATCATGTGCATATAATAATCAAAACAGAAAATAAGCCTTTAGGACAATTTATAGGTAGAATAAGTAGTAAGTATGCGAAATACTATAATAAAAAATATAACTATATTGGACATTTATTTCAAGATAGATATTTTTCAGAACTTATAGAATCAGATTCTCAAATGCTTGAAACAAGTCGATATATACATCTGAATCCTGTCAGAGCCAAGATGGTTGAAAAGCCCCAGAATTATGAATGGAGTACCTATTCTATGTATATAGGTAAAGTAAAAGAAAAATTGATTTGTAGTGATAGACTATTATCTTATTTTAATAACAAAAACAGAGAATTATATAAAACATATGTGGAGTCTGCAATTATAATAAAAGTATAA
- a CDS encoding YjfB family protein: MDIGVLSMATSQSRVQESAGIVVMKMTMETGKETTTQITEMI, encoded by the coding sequence ATGGACATAGGAGTATTATCAATGGCAACGAGTCAATCAAGAGTACAAGAGTCAGCTGGTATTGTAGTAATGAAGATGACAATGGAGACTGGTAAGGAAACTACTACTCAGATAACAGAAATGATTTAA
- a CDS encoding flagellin, giving the protein MIINHNMGAMNANRQMGINASNAGKSMEKLSSGLRINKAGDDAAGLAISEKMRGQIRGLDQAGANAQDSISLIQTAEGALNETHSILQRMRELSVQSSNDTNTDSDRKEIQSEIKQLNTEIDRIGNTTEFNTKKLLDGSAKGVSELVKGTATVNNNSGVKIVTADLDTLNTVAGTTATAAAKDGAYMLVRIGEATAGAYTAADYKVIGPDGKVSADISVTDKDTLTFAGALITGGTTLAVGDVVANMKVGESMTFVFGKEEAAGSDLDGSIMTQIGANAGQTAFISVSDMRAEALGTKSVDVSTKFGAATAIETVNNAIKKVSSQRSSLGAMQNRLEHTINNLGTSSENLTSAESRIRDVDMAKEMSTFSKNNILSQAAQAMLAQANQQPQQVLQLLR; this is encoded by the coding sequence ATGATAATCAATCACAACATGGGCGCAATGAATGCTAACAGACAAATGGGTATTAACGCAAGTAATGCTGGTAAATCAATGGAAAAACTTTCATCAGGTTTAAGAATTAACAAGGCAGGAGACGATGCTGCAGGTCTTGCTATATCAGAAAAAATGAGAGGACAAATTAGAGGATTAGACCAAGCTGGAGCTAATGCTCAAGACTCTATATCATTAATACAGACTGCAGAAGGTGCGTTAAATGAAACACACAGCATTCTACAAAGAATGAGAGAACTTTCAGTACAATCATCTAATGATACAAATACTGATTCTGATAGAAAAGAAATCCAATCAGAGATTAAACAGTTAAATACTGAAATCGATAGAATTGGTAATACAACAGAATTCAATACTAAAAAATTGTTGGATGGTTCAGCAAAAGGTGTAAGTGAATTAGTAAAAGGTACTGCAACAGTAAACAATAATTCAGGTGTAAAAATCGTTACTGCTGACCTTGACACTTTGAATACAGTTGCTGGAACTACAGCTACTGCTGCTGCAAAAGATGGAGCATACATGCTAGTGAGAATAGGAGAGGCAACTGCAGGAGCTTACACTGCTGCTGATTACAAAGTTATTGGACCTGATGGTAAGGTATCTGCTGATATCTCAGTAACAGATAAAGATACTCTTACATTTGCTGGTGCTCTTATTACAGGAGGTACTACTTTAGCTGTTGGTGACGTTGTAGCTAACATGAAAGTTGGAGAAAGTATGACTTTTGTATTTGGTAAAGAAGAAGCAGCAGGTTCAGATTTAGATGGTTCAATAATGACTCAAATTGGTGCAAATGCAGGACAAACAGCATTTATCTCTGTTTCAGATATGAGAGCTGAAGCTTTAGGAACAAAATCAGTAGATGTTTCTACTAAATTTGGAGCAGCTACTGCAATTGAAACAGTAAACAATGCTATCAAGAAAGTTTCTAGTCAAAGAAGTTCATTAGGTGCTATGCAAAACAGACTTGAGCACACAATAAATAACTTAGGAACTTCAAGCGAAAACTTGACATCAGCTGAATCAAGAATCAGAGACGTTGATATGGCTAAAGAAATGTCAACATTCTCAAAGAACAATATTCTTTCTCAAGCTGCTCAAGCAATGCTTGCACAAGCTAACCAACAACCACAACAAGTTCTTCAATTATTAAGATAA